A part of Solibacillus sp. FSL H8-0538 genomic DNA contains:
- a CDS encoding YitT family protein, translated as MKGIKIQNIIGIIIGAAIFSFGFVHFNMQNHLGEGGFSGITLILYFTLNWDPALLNLILNIPMFILGWKLLGKKAFAYTIVGTISVSVFLKVFQHYEFQMNLQDDKLLVALFAGVFVGVGLGIVFRCGGTTGGVDIIARLANKFLGWSMGKTMFAFDFIVILLSWLTFLDARSMMYTLVAVYVGGRVIDLVQDGAYSAKGALIISNHSDVIANFISEKMERGVTIFDGHGHFTKEHKNVLYCVVGRNELVRLKSIINDIDPHAFVSIIEVHDVAGEGFTLDEKKQPLH; from the coding sequence ATGAAAGGCATTAAAATTCAAAATATTATTGGCATCATAATCGGTGCAGCTATCTTTAGTTTTGGCTTTGTTCACTTTAATATGCAAAACCATCTTGGAGAAGGCGGTTTTAGTGGAATTACCCTTATTTTGTATTTTACACTAAACTGGGATCCAGCATTGCTGAATTTAATTTTAAACATTCCGATGTTTATATTAGGTTGGAAGCTTTTAGGGAAGAAAGCATTTGCTTATACCATTGTTGGAACCATTTCAGTATCGGTCTTTTTAAAGGTATTCCAGCATTATGAATTCCAAATGAATTTACAAGATGATAAGCTACTTGTTGCGTTATTTGCAGGTGTTTTTGTCGGCGTCGGCCTTGGGATTGTATTCCGTTGTGGCGGCACTACGGGTGGGGTAGATATTATCGCACGTCTCGCAAATAAATTTTTAGGCTGGAGCATGGGAAAAACGATGTTCGCCTTTGATTTCATTGTTATTCTATTATCGTGGCTAACATTCCTTGATGCCCGTTCCATGATGTATACGCTTGTTGCTGTTTATGTGGGGGGACGTGTCATTGATTTAGTGCAGGACGGAGCGTATTCTGCAAAAGGTGCGCTCATTATTTCAAATCATTCGGATGTAATTGCGAACTTTATTTCTGAGAAAATGGAGCGAGGTGTGACGATTTTTGACGGGCACGGGCATTTCACGAAAGAGCATAAAAATGTGTTATATTGCGTGGTCGGACGAAATGAACTTGTTCGCCTAAAATCTATTATTAACGATATTGATCCTCACGCGTTCGTGTCGATTATCGAAGTGCATGACGTTGCTGGTGAAGGTTTTACGTTGGACGAAAAAAAACAACCGCTTCATTAA
- a CDS encoding nucleotide pyrophosphohydrolase — MSNEISLQQLQQRVDNYIGQFKEGYFPPFEMLARLTEELGELSREVQDVYGHKKKKMTEDDNSIEEELGDFFFVLVCFANEQGIRLDEALLRVLQKFETRDKDRWTRKDEQ; from the coding sequence ATGTCGAATGAAATCTCATTGCAGCAGCTGCAGCAGAGAGTTGATAATTATATCGGACAGTTTAAAGAAGGCTATTTTCCGCCGTTTGAAATGCTTGCACGTTTAACAGAAGAGCTAGGAGAATTATCGCGAGAAGTGCAGGATGTTTACGGACATAAGAAAAAGAAAATGACTGAGGATGACAATAGCATTGAAGAAGAGTTAGGAGATTTCTTCTTCGTTTTAGTATGCTTTGCCAATGAGCAAGGTATTCGTCTAGATGAAGCTTTACTACGCGTACTACAGAAATTCGAAACACGAGACAAAGATCGTTGGACACGAAAGGACGAACAGTAA
- the dapB gene encoding 4-hydroxy-tetrahydrodipicolinate reductase — protein sequence MTIKVAIAGARGKMGIEAVHTVIKREGMELVAILDYKQVGQTLADLDIFPENYKVPIYTDFCALVEETKPDVLVDLTNPHAVYEHTKQALVHNVRPVIGTTGFTDEQLVELKELAASKKMGCIIAPNFAIGAILMMKFAREAAKYLPNVEIIEMHHDNKLDAPSGTGLKTAQMIAEVRDPKGQGHPNEKEMMQGARGAEFEGMHIHSVRLPGLVAHQQVLFGGEGQLLTIRHDSFNRESFMSGVTFCIERVLDMEDLVYGLENII from the coding sequence ATGACAATCAAAGTAGCAATTGCCGGTGCACGAGGAAAAATGGGTATAGAAGCAGTACATACAGTTATTAAGCGTGAGGGCATGGAGCTAGTCGCTATACTGGACTACAAGCAAGTAGGACAAACATTGGCAGATCTTGATATCTTCCCGGAAAATTACAAGGTTCCAATTTACACTGATTTTTGTGCATTAGTAGAAGAAACAAAACCAGATGTACTCGTAGATTTAACGAATCCGCATGCGGTTTATGAACATACAAAGCAAGCATTAGTTCATAATGTTCGCCCAGTTATAGGAACAACGGGTTTTACAGATGAGCAGTTAGTAGAATTAAAAGAACTCGCGGCATCTAAAAAAATGGGTTGCATTATTGCTCCAAATTTTGCAATTGGTGCGATTTTAATGATGAAGTTTGCACGTGAAGCGGCAAAGTATTTACCGAACGTTGAAATTATCGAAATGCATCATGATAATAAACTAGATGCGCCGTCTGGAACTGGTTTAAAAACAGCGCAAATGATTGCGGAAGTTCGTGACCCAAAAGGCCAAGGTCATCCGAACGAAAAAGAAATGATGCAAGGCGCGCGTGGAGCAGAGTTTGAAGGTATGCATATTCACTCTGTCCGTCTTCCAGGACTCGTTGCACATCAACAAGTATTATTTGGCGGTGAAGGGCAGTTGCTAACAATTCGTCATGATTCGTTCAACCGTGAATCATTTATGAGCGGCGTAACATTCTGTATCGAAAGAGTACTGGATATGGAAGATTTAGTATATGGCTTGGAAAATATCATATAA
- the mgsA gene encoding methylglyoxal synthase: MKIALIAHDRKKDNLIQFAIAYRDILAEHDLYATGTTGLLISEETGLTITRFRSGPLGGDQQIGAMIANDDMDMVFFFRDPLTAQPHEPDVAALVRLCDLYHIPLATNMGTAEILLKGLKEGFVDWRIIQERRQ; this comes from the coding sequence ATGAAAATTGCTTTAATTGCACACGACCGAAAAAAAGATAATTTAATTCAGTTTGCCATCGCATACCGTGATATTTTAGCTGAGCATGATCTGTATGCTACAGGCACAACAGGCTTATTAATTAGTGAGGAAACGGGTTTAACGATTACGCGTTTTCGTTCGGGTCCACTAGGGGGCGACCAACAAATTGGTGCAATGATTGCAAATGATGATATGGATATGGTGTTTTTCTTCCGTGACCCGTTAACGGCCCAGCCACATGAACCGGATGTTGCAGCGCTTGTTCGTTTATGTGATTTATATCATATCCCGCTCGCAACGAATATGGGAACAGCGGAAATTTTATTAAAAGGCTTAAAAGAAGGATTTGTTGATTGGAGAATTATTCAAGAGCGACGCCAGTAA
- the bshA gene encoding N-acetyl-alpha-D-glucosaminyl L-malate synthase BshA, producing the protein MRKLKIGITCYPTVGGSGVIATELGKMLAERGHEIHFITSSVPFRLNKIYPNVFFHEVEVNNYSVFQYPPYDIALASKMADVIQDEQLDVLHVHYAIPHAVCAVLAREMSGEKVGIVTTLHGTDISVLGEDSTLAQAIKYGINRSDCVTAVSDSLKKQTYELIDTTKEIETIYNFVDGNVFKPLDPGNLKEQFGIPKEERVIIHVSNFRKIKNLPDVVNSFVKIRDVMPVKLLLVGDGPEKQRIMDLVKATPYKQDVLFLGKQENIAELFAISDLKLLLSEKESFGLVLLEAMACGVPGIGTAIGGIPEVIDHDENGYLVELGDTDAVAHYAIELLSDEAKLLRFRQAAINAVQQKFHSEKVILQYEQLYERLAAVKL; encoded by the coding sequence ATGCGAAAACTTAAGATTGGTATAACATGTTACCCAACAGTTGGCGGTTCAGGTGTAATTGCAACAGAGCTTGGCAAAATGCTTGCAGAACGTGGGCATGAAATACATTTCATTACGTCGAGCGTACCTTTTAGATTAAATAAAATATATCCGAACGTCTTTTTCCATGAAGTCGAAGTGAACAATTACTCAGTATTTCAATATCCACCGTATGATATTGCGCTTGCTAGTAAAATGGCGGATGTTATTCAAGATGAGCAACTAGATGTTTTGCATGTGCATTATGCAATCCCACATGCGGTGTGTGCTGTACTGGCTCGCGAGATGAGCGGTGAGAAAGTCGGCATTGTAACGACATTACATGGTACAGATATATCAGTTTTAGGGGAGGATTCTACGCTTGCACAAGCAATTAAATATGGTATTAACCGTTCCGATTGCGTAACGGCAGTGTCCGATTCCTTAAAGAAGCAAACGTATGAGTTGATTGACACAACGAAGGAAATTGAAACCATTTATAATTTCGTCGATGGCAATGTGTTCAAGCCGCTCGATCCAGGTAATTTGAAGGAACAATTCGGTATCCCCAAAGAAGAGCGTGTCATTATTCACGTCTCGAACTTCCGCAAAATAAAAAATCTGCCGGACGTTGTAAATTCTTTCGTGAAAATTCGTGACGTCATGCCAGTGAAACTTTTATTAGTAGGCGACGGACCGGAGAAGCAGCGAATAATGGATTTAGTAAAAGCCACTCCTTACAAGCAGGATGTATTATTTTTAGGGAAGCAGGAAAATATCGCGGAGCTGTTTGCGATTAGTGACTTAAAACTTCTACTTTCCGAAAAAGAGTCATTTGGGCTGGTGTTACTGGAAGCAATGGCATGCGGAGTCCCAGGTATAGGAACTGCAATCGGTGGCATTCCAGAAGTAATCGATCATGATGAAAATGGCTATTTAGTAGAGCTAGGAGATACAGATGCTGTGGCTCATTATGCGATCGAACTACTGAGTGATGAAGCTAAACTACTTCGTTTCCGTCAAGCAGCAATAAATGCTGTTCAACAAAAGTTCCACTCCGAAAAAGTAATTCTCCAATACGAACAATTATATGAACGACTGGCGGCTGTAAAATTATGA
- a CDS encoding CCA tRNA nucleotidyltransferase — protein MNTKNWQAAMQVIEKIEQAGFEAVVVGGAVRDLYLQKASHDVDVATSALPTEVKALFSTTIDVGIEHGTVLVTDMVEPIEVTTYRTDGTYVDHRRPDAVQFVRTLKDDLQRRDFTMNAMALTRTNELIDLYGGKADIDAKMIRAVGDPVLRFQEDALRMLRAVRFSAQLGFAIEEATMMAIKQHAATIQYVAMERIHAELSKIWTGKYVAIGLASLEQSELASFLPGQFKASQWADFQTEDRIVGWAYLCVLNADFDAQLLTVYKCSNKDKAFVKQVLQAYKALEAGWQPVHYFRYELYALQTAYRFAQWQQGEQTVSFEEIEQNKLALPIQQTSELAVSGHDFMQWTSKKRGPWLKQVLNDALQAVLNGEVANDPQQLKEWLINAFNDEG, from the coding sequence ATGAATACGAAGAACTGGCAGGCAGCAATGCAGGTCATTGAAAAAATAGAACAAGCTGGTTTTGAGGCAGTTGTAGTTGGCGGTGCGGTACGTGATCTGTATTTACAAAAGGCAAGTCATGATGTAGATGTAGCAACAAGTGCACTACCAACAGAAGTGAAGGCGCTATTTTCAACTACGATTGATGTCGGCATTGAACATGGCACCGTCCTTGTTACGGACATGGTCGAGCCCATTGAAGTAACGACATATCGCACAGATGGAACGTATGTAGATCATCGTCGTCCGGATGCTGTACAATTTGTTCGCACATTGAAAGATGATTTACAGCGCCGTGATTTCACGATGAATGCAATGGCCCTTACACGTACGAATGAGCTGATTGACTTATATGGTGGTAAAGCAGATATTGATGCGAAAATGATTCGTGCAGTTGGCGACCCCGTGCTTCGTTTTCAAGAGGATGCACTACGAATGCTACGAGCTGTCCGCTTTAGTGCGCAGCTCGGTTTTGCCATTGAAGAAGCGACAATGATGGCAATCAAGCAGCATGCAGCAACGATTCAGTATGTTGCGATGGAGCGAATCCATGCTGAGCTATCGAAAATTTGGACAGGTAAGTATGTGGCAATTGGTCTCGCTTCACTAGAGCAGTCGGAGCTAGCAAGCTTTTTACCAGGTCAATTTAAGGCCTCGCAATGGGCAGACTTTCAAACTGAGGACCGCATTGTCGGCTGGGCGTATTTATGTGTATTAAATGCCGATTTCGACGCACAGCTATTAACGGTTTATAAATGCTCCAATAAAGATAAAGCCTTTGTTAAGCAAGTTCTACAGGCATATAAAGCGCTTGAGGCAGGGTGGCAGCCGGTACATTATTTCCGATATGAACTTTATGCACTACAAACGGCATACCGCTTTGCACAGTGGCAACAAGGAGAGCAAACCGTTTCTTTTGAAGAAATCGAACAAAATAAATTAGCTCTACCAATTCAGCAAACGTCAGAACTTGCAGTATCAGGTCATGATTTTATGCAATGGACAAGTAAAAAGAGAGGTCCTTGGTTAAAACAGGTACTAAATGATGCCCTACAAGCCGTACTAAACGGGGAAGTAGCCAATGATCCACAACAGTTAAAGGAATGGTTAATAAATGCGTTTAACGATGAAGGATGA
- a CDS encoding biotin--[acetyl-CoA-carboxylase] ligase, with translation MRLTMKDELLQRFLQAKGSPISGQQLADDFQVSRTAIWKHLQALQQDGYTFETVKKKGYKLVDVPDVVDVAQLKAQLTTERFGQTVHYFEEVQSTQLIAHDLVRAGAPDGTVVLAEFQTAGRGRMMREWNSSAGKGIWMTVIIRPDVLPHQAPQFTLVTAVAVIHAMKAQFKNFTPEIKWPNDILINGRKCTGILTEMVSETDRIQALLIGIGINVNQQMSDFPDELQSIATSIAIEEGEKIDRAQFVANVLEFLEQYSDHYIKHGFGLIKELWENASGTIGKQVKATTLREVVEGVAVGITEDGVLEIRLPNGEIQGIYSADIEIKK, from the coding sequence ATGCGTTTAACGATGAAGGATGAGCTTTTACAACGGTTTTTACAAGCAAAGGGTTCACCTATTTCTGGTCAGCAGCTCGCTGATGATTTTCAAGTTTCACGTACTGCGATTTGGAAGCATCTACAGGCATTGCAGCAGGACGGGTACACATTTGAAACCGTGAAGAAAAAAGGTTATAAGCTAGTAGATGTGCCAGATGTTGTTGACGTAGCCCAGTTGAAAGCACAGTTAACGACGGAGCGTTTTGGACAAACAGTGCACTATTTTGAGGAAGTACAATCTACGCAATTAATTGCCCATGATTTAGTTCGCGCGGGTGCTCCGGACGGGACGGTCGTGCTAGCAGAGTTTCAAACGGCTGGACGTGGTCGCATGATGCGTGAGTGGAATTCGAGTGCAGGTAAAGGGATTTGGATGACGGTCATCATTCGTCCCGATGTGTTACCACACCAAGCCCCACAGTTTACACTCGTAACAGCAGTAGCGGTCATACACGCCATGAAGGCACAGTTCAAAAACTTTACACCAGAAATAAAATGGCCGAATGATATTTTAATTAATGGCCGCAAATGTACAGGTATTTTAACAGAAATGGTTTCCGAGACAGACCGCATACAAGCGCTACTCATTGGAATCGGCATTAATGTTAATCAACAAATGAGTGATTTTCCAGACGAGCTACAATCGATTGCGACGTCGATTGCAATTGAAGAGGGCGAGAAAATTGACCGTGCACAGTTTGTTGCGAATGTACTAGAATTTCTAGAGCAATATAGCGATCATTACATAAAGCACGGTTTTGGTTTAATTAAAGAATTATGGGAAAATGCTTCCGGTACAATCGGCAAGCAAGTGAAGGCGACGACGCTTCGTGAAGTTGTTGAAGGAGTAGCGGTCGGGATTACGGAAGATGGTGTTTTAGAAATCCGTTTGCCGAATGGAGAAATTCAAGGTATTTATTCAGCCGATATTGAAATAAAAAAATAA
- the panB gene encoding 3-methyl-2-oxobutanoate hydroxymethyltransferase: protein MKTTSDFLKMKKQDEKIVMITAYDYPSAKFSEDAGVDMILVGDSLGMVVLGYDSTMPVTVEDMVHHSKAVRRGAPTTFIVVDMPFGSYHGNINDTLKTAVHMMQATNANALKVEGAGEVVDVIKKLTNAGIPVVAHLGLLPQSAGVLGGYKVQGKTAEQAVQLIEDAKACEEAGACAVVLECIPYQLTEAVSRVLTIPTIGIGAGVEADGQVLVFHDLLQYGKHHIPKFVKGFAEVGIEIERGINGYTKAVKAGTFPSDPHRFTMNDTQLNQLYGGVN, encoded by the coding sequence ATGAAAACAACTAGTGATTTTCTCAAAATGAAGAAGCAGGACGAAAAAATTGTCATGATTACTGCCTATGATTATCCAAGCGCAAAATTTTCAGAAGATGCCGGTGTCGACATGATTTTAGTAGGCGATTCTCTTGGCATGGTCGTGCTCGGCTATGATTCAACAATGCCAGTAACAGTGGAGGATATGGTGCATCATAGTAAAGCCGTTCGCCGCGGCGCACCAACTACATTTATTGTGGTGGACATGCCATTTGGTTCTTATCATGGTAATATAAATGACACTTTAAAGACAGCGGTTCACATGATGCAAGCGACGAATGCCAATGCGCTAAAAGTAGAGGGCGCGGGTGAAGTAGTCGACGTTATTAAAAAGCTTACGAATGCTGGAATTCCAGTCGTAGCACACCTTGGTTTATTGCCGCAATCAGCTGGCGTACTTGGGGGCTATAAAGTACAGGGCAAAACAGCGGAGCAGGCTGTACAACTAATTGAGGATGCGAAAGCATGTGAAGAGGCGGGTGCGTGTGCAGTCGTTTTAGAATGTATTCCATACCAGCTAACAGAGGCCGTTTCTCGCGTGTTAACAATTCCTACAATCGGTATTGGAGCAGGAGTTGAAGCAGATGGACAAGTACTTGTATTCCATGATTTATTACAATATGGCAAGCATCATATCCCGAAATTTGTTAAAGGCTTTGCAGAGGTAGGGATTGAAATAGAGCGTGGCATTAACGGTTATACAAAGGCAGTGAAGGCAGGCACATTCCCTAGTGATCCACACCGTTTTACAATGAATGATACTCAGTTGAATCAATTATACGGAGGCGTCAATTAA
- the panC gene encoding pantoate--beta-alanine ligase yields the protein MKVVHTIAELKELVSAAKIAGKSIGFVPTMGYLHEGHLALATNASRENDIVVMSIFVNPTQFGPTEDFSSYPRDLPHDTALAETVGVDIIFAPSVEEMYPTDGGIYIRAGRQAEILCGATRPGHFDGVLQVVAKLFNLVQPNYAYFGQKDAQQVAIIQTMVRDYNFPLELRIVPIVREEDGLAKSSRNVYLSAQDRTEAPAIHAALRLAHDQMLKTGNVGQAVAIASAYIEEHTSGSIDYLQLLSYPDLSAINDKTEQVLLATAVYIGKTRLIDNVIFSLKGEKAYV from the coding sequence ATGAAGGTAGTCCACACAATAGCTGAATTAAAAGAACTCGTATCAGCGGCGAAAATAGCAGGGAAATCAATTGGTTTTGTGCCAACAATGGGTTATTTACACGAAGGTCACTTAGCATTAGCTACCAATGCAAGCAGGGAAAATGACATTGTGGTGATGAGCATTTTTGTCAACCCAACACAGTTTGGACCAACTGAAGATTTCAGCTCGTACCCACGTGATTTACCGCATGATACTGCACTTGCAGAAACAGTGGGCGTAGATATCATTTTTGCACCGAGTGTCGAGGAAATGTACCCAACTGACGGTGGTATATACATTCGTGCAGGAAGGCAAGCTGAAATTTTATGCGGCGCTACACGTCCAGGGCATTTTGACGGCGTACTGCAAGTTGTAGCAAAGCTCTTTAATTTAGTCCAGCCAAACTATGCGTATTTTGGACAAAAGGATGCACAGCAAGTAGCGATTATTCAAACGATGGTACGTGACTACAACTTCCCACTAGAGCTACGCATTGTACCGATTGTGCGCGAAGAGGACGGCTTAGCAAAATCAAGCCGCAACGTCTATTTATCAGCACAGGACCGTACAGAAGCACCGGCTATTCACGCCGCACTACGCTTAGCTCATGACCAGATGTTAAAAACAGGGAATGTGGGACAGGCGGTGGCGATCGCATCAGCGTATATTGAAGAACATACATCAGGCAGTATTGACTACTTGCAGCTTTTATCCTATCCAGATTTAAGTGCTATTAATGACAAAACGGAACAAGTGCTACTAGCGACTGCAGTTTATATTGGCAAAACACGTTTAATTGATAATGTCATCTTTTCATTAAAAGGGGAAAAAGCATATGTTTAG
- the panD gene encoding aspartate 1-decarboxylase — MFRMMMNSKIHRAQVTQADLNYVGSITIDADLLDAVGMLPNEKVHIVNNNNGARFETYIIAGERGSGVICVNGAAARLVQKGDIVIIISYVYVDNNEVADHQPTVAIMGENNTIKDIISYEPEATVM, encoded by the coding sequence ATGTTTAGAATGATGATGAATAGTAAAATCCACCGCGCGCAAGTAACGCAAGCAGATTTAAATTATGTTGGTTCAATTACAATTGATGCAGATTTACTAGATGCAGTAGGGATGCTCCCAAATGAAAAAGTGCATATTGTTAATAATAACAACGGCGCACGCTTTGAGACGTATATTATTGCAGGAGAGCGCGGTTCAGGTGTGATTTGTGTAAACGGTGCAGCAGCCCGCCTTGTACAAAAGGGCGATATTGTCATTATTATTTCTTACGTCTATGTAGACAACAATGAAGTAGCCGACCATCAGCCAACCGTAGCAATTATGGGCGAAAATAATACGATTAAAGATATTATCAGCTACGAGCCAGAAGCAACAGTTATGTAA
- a CDS encoding ABC transporter ATP-binding protein, with amino-acid sequence MIIETRNVSMSYKEKRALKNISFKIEGPKIIGFLGHNGAGKTTFLNLLAGLIPATNGEILVNGKNVFNNSRILKDICFVAETGNFQEELTIGQSLKASSFFYPNWDAELALELIQLFALNKKDKIKNLSKGMVSALGIITGFASNTSITIFDEPYIGLDVAARSLFYDLLISQQAKYPRLFILSTHLIDEASNLFDEVLIMQEGKLLLQKNFDEWNDYVIAVKGAPQNVEKVIEPFEVIYKHTFMNELTAIIYLNGQSIEQTDLKFENVSLHDMLVYLSKQQKEGLYV; translated from the coding sequence ATGATAATCGAAACGAGAAATGTGAGTATGTCTTACAAGGAAAAGCGAGCATTAAAAAATATTTCCTTTAAAATTGAAGGTCCAAAAATTATCGGTTTCTTAGGCCATAATGGTGCCGGAAAAACTACATTTTTAAATTTACTAGCTGGGCTCATTCCTGCTACAAATGGGGAGATCCTTGTTAATGGCAAAAACGTCTTTAATAATTCACGTATTTTAAAGGATATATGCTTTGTTGCGGAAACTGGAAACTTCCAGGAGGAATTGACGATAGGGCAAAGTTTAAAGGCTAGTAGCTTCTTTTATCCAAATTGGGATGCGGAGCTAGCATTAGAGCTCATTCAGCTTTTCGCTCTAAACAAAAAGGATAAAATTAAAAATCTTTCAAAAGGAATGGTTTCGGCTCTAGGTATCATTACTGGTTTTGCGAGTAATACATCCATTACAATTTTTGACGAACCATATATTGGTCTAGATGTAGCTGCAAGAAGTTTATTTTATGACCTTTTGATTAGTCAGCAGGCTAAATATCCTCGACTTTTTATTTTATCCACGCATTTAATTGATGAAGCAAGCAATTTATTTGATGAAGTACTCATTATGCAAGAAGGAAAATTGCTATTGCAAAAGAACTTTGATGAGTGGAATGACTATGTTATTGCCGTAAAGGGTGCACCTCAAAACGTGGAAAAAGTGATCGAACCTTTCGAAGTCATTTATAAACACACATTTATGAATGAATTGACAGCAATCATTTATTTAAACGGGCAATCCATTGAACAAACAGACTTAAAATTCGAAAATGTTTCATTGCACGACATGCTAGTGTATTTAAGTAAACAGCAGAAGGAAGGTTTGTATGTATGA
- a CDS encoding GntR family transcriptional regulator — protein sequence MNQSLSNEKPIFQQIRERIEDAILDEILMPEDRIPSTNEFAKEYQINPATAGKGVNELVDKGIIYKKRGVGMFVSADARSILIEERKESFFFNYIEPLKNEATRLGISEEELNNMLRRG from the coding sequence GTGAATCAATCGCTCAGCAATGAAAAGCCCATTTTCCAGCAAATTCGAGAGCGTATTGAGGATGCTATTTTGGATGAAATATTAATGCCTGAAGATCGTATCCCGTCAACGAATGAATTTGCCAAGGAATATCAGATAAACCCTGCTACTGCAGGCAAAGGGGTTAATGAATTAGTAGATAAAGGCATAATTTACAAAAAACGAGGTGTTGGTATGTTTGTCAGTGCTGACGCTCGCTCTATTTTGATCGAGGAGAGAAAAGAAAGTTTTTTCTTTAACTACATTGAACCATTGAAAAATGAAGCAACTAGACTTGGCATCTCGGAAGAAGAATTAAACAATATGTTACGAAGGGGATAA
- a CDS encoding 3D domain-containing protein, whose translation MMLKKVLALASAITFSCVLFVNTTFAATHTVKSGETLEKISEKYETTVDVLLDLNDLKSTEEAELGLVLQLPSHIKNKPAVQIDEEEELDVVKTFKVSASAYTAYCTGCSGFSRTGINLRKDPGIKVISVDPKVIPLGTKVWVEGYGIAIAGDTGGSIKGNKIDILVADKATAYKWGRRTVTVKILK comes from the coding sequence ATGATGTTAAAAAAGGTTTTGGCTTTAGCAAGTGCAATAACATTTAGTTGTGTACTGTTTGTCAATACAACTTTTGCTGCAACCCATACAGTAAAATCCGGTGAAACACTTGAAAAAATTTCTGAGAAATACGAAACGACAGTGGATGTACTACTTGACTTAAATGATTTAAAAAGTACGGAAGAAGCAGAGTTAGGATTGGTACTACAGCTCCCAAGTCATATTAAAAATAAACCAGCCGTTCAGATTGACGAAGAAGAAGAACTAGATGTAGTAAAAACGTTCAAAGTATCTGCATCCGCGTACACAGCATATTGTACCGGATGTTCAGGATTTTCAAGAACGGGCATTAACCTACGAAAAGATCCAGGTATTAAAGTCATTTCTGTAGATCCGAAAGTCATTCCACTAGGTACAAAGGTTTGGGTGGAAGGCTACGGTATTGCGATTGCTGGGGATACAGGTGGCTCAATTAAAGGCAATAAAATCGATATTCTTGTTGCAGATAAAGCAACAGCCTACAAATGGGGACGCCGAACAGTGACGGTGAAGATTTTAAAATAA